In Lolium rigidum isolate FL_2022 chromosome 3, APGP_CSIRO_Lrig_0.1, whole genome shotgun sequence, the genomic window CACACAGGAATCACGGTACTGATTCTTTTGTTTATTCTCAACCCGAAAAGTCCCCTCGCCTGGTCGGATCCCCAAATCTCTCCCAGTTCATGCGCTGCCGAGCCTGTAGTGATGGTGTCTATCTCCGAGTGTCTACTGGTTGCTGTCGCTGCCCATCAGCTATCTCAGCATGCCTGCCGCTCCACATCTCCTCCACGTGCAGCCACACACATCAATTGAGATCGGCTCCACGCACTAGGTTTGGTAACGCCGCCATCTTCACACACTATTGTATGGATATAATGAATTGTGATTTTTATGGATAGATAGCCTCTGTTGAGATGGTTGGGCAAAAGAAAAACTTAGTTGAGGAATTCGTTTTTTTCTCTCTTCTATTGGATTTTGAGTGAATAGTCCCACTTTGTTACATACATTGAGTCATACCAGTTCATGTACGTTGGTAGATTGCTTGGAATACCAGCAAGGAATCAACAAAAAGAATCACCATTAATTGGTAAAAATTGTGATAATTATGATTTCGAAGGAACTACAGTCCCCCATGTGTTTGGCTACCTATATCAGTTGGAGTATAGGTTAATTTAACTCTTGCTCTTATCCTCATAATAAATGCTCTCTAGCTCTTATGATGATACATCCCTCCTTAAAAAAATAGCATCCGCACCACCAACCTTTCGACGGAGATTCAGGGTTGTCTTTGGATATTTATGAATTTCAAAGTGTTGTTTGGATTAATAAGAAAAGAAGTATTCCTTCAGTTATAACTGTGTTTGCAGCATCCACGTTTCATGAGACAATAATACATCTGAAAGGATAGGTTGTTTGTGACGACGCTGACCACGTGCGTGTGACTGATCGCGGAAGAGTAATAAAAAGATCTAGCACTTGGAACTACGCAGATGCATAACAACGATATCGTATTATTGTGTTCGGTATTATCATacattatgatattattgatttattttgaatttttattgtgagttatgaattatatatgtgcattgagaaatgaaatttaaaaacccgtggcaacgcacgggcatttgtactagtctaGTATTTATAAAAGATATAACAACTATTGAAGAATATAAATTTATCTTATTAGAATTATGAAATATATCTTTATATTATGATATTTTCATGATTAAACTTAGTTAAATTTAACTTTGATTAAACTTCTAACGTAAACTAAATAAAAACGGGTAGAGTAACTTAGCGCAGAAACGATCACGGAATCAAAACTTTTGGGGACCTAACTTGTGGAGCTAAATTTTATACCTATATCACAATAATATAATTATTTTCTAACGGACTAGCAAAATTATATGAAATTTTTCAGGTTCATCATAACATTGAAAACATACACATTATGAACATCAAAATAGTGTTATATGTACCCTTTTTTTGTAACGATGTGCTAACCATTTATTTAGATTACTGTATAATTATGGTATACCATTTAAAAAATATCTTACAACTATTGTACGTGGTAGATACACTTTTAAGAGCTATAAAACATGTACTAGGCTAGCTACAATATATTACCTCAAAATTTAGATTCCGATGTACACGATTTTTTTGATTTTGTGTTTGTGTAACTTTGTTACTTCCTCTGTTCTTGTAGCCAAGCTCACTATGCCATTTTTCAGATAccaagaattttttttaaaaaaaactaagaaataacaTAATTAATATGTGGAAAACATCTCTACCAAATTAAACATGTTGTATGTGGTGTCTCCATCTCTGTGACGGCATGCAACCTTCACATTAATGAGTGCCAGTTTACGAAAGAGAAATTTATTCGATCAATTCTTTTCGAAAAAAGATAGTGGCCTTGTATAGATGAAAATTATATTTTTGACAGTGATCATGTATTCAAAAAATGGATTGAGCACCAAAAGGTGATGTTATGTGCAATTTTCTCATGGCAGCACGATCTATAGTCACAAGCCCGTGTGGAGAAAGGGCAAAACACATTATCATGTAATCACCTCAATTTTTCGCTAATACTCACTCTGCTTCTAAATAATAAATTGTAAAACGTTTTGGAAGATTAAATTGAACTGCCAACATATTTTATATTTATAAACAGAGGAAGTAGCTTGTAAATACCCCATTGAGCTAGATGCTTGCTCGCGTAGGTGCCGTGGAGTCGTGGAGAGACGATGAGAGCATGTGCTAGCACGAGGCAGCACACGTCGGATGAAgctaccatccatccatccatccatcagtGGGAAATCGATAGAAAATCCGTCCCGGCCGGAGGAGGAAAATGGATGGTCGcgaattatttgtctttttttaaACGGCGGACGTGCTTGTGGTAGAAGATGTGAACGATCATAGTGAGCACGTTGACGTGTACGATGGAGGATTAGGAATGATGCTGCAGTTGGAGACGAAGATTCGAAGGTGTCAAAGGAACGAGAGGGAAGAGCTTAAAGAAACAAGATTTGGCATACGATTAGGGAAATTCGAGCTCATATACACATGATGCAGTCGCATTCTATCTACACACACTCATGCCTTGGCCTCGCTGCTCGATCGGCCCAATGCAATGCGGTGCGTTTGTTCATGCTGATTTACAATGGGCGGGACTGCGGGAGGCGAAGGTTACTGCGGTTGCGCGCAAAGCTTCAGGACGACCAGCAGCTGAGCTCCACGGCCTCCTCGAACCTGCTTCCCAGCGCCGCGGGCTGGGCCTCCTGATCACCGCCGGCGTGGCACCCCCTCTGCTTCCCCTCGGCGCCCGCCGGAGCCGCATCCCGTCGCGGCGGCGCCAGGACAGCGGAAGAGAAGACGTTGCGGAAGCTGAACCGGAAGCCGCCGGCACCGGTCGCACCCTCGCGCGGTGCGGCCTCCGCCTCTGTCGCCGCTGTGCCGTGGTGGAGCTGGTGGTAGCTGAGGAACAGCATGGACGCGCTGGGGGCCATCGCCTTGCTGCGATCGATTGTCAGAACGATTATGACAGTGTTGGATTGTGATGTGTTTCGGAGCTTCGGGTTGGATTGGGCTTCCCGCTTCCAGGGTATTTATGAGAGGCGATCGGATAGGGTAGGTGGGCGTGCCGAGGTATTGGGGGAAACCGGTGGGCTATCTTTGGATTTCCGTGCGCTGTCCGTACTGGAACTGCCCAACGTACCTGTGGGAGGAGAACCACCAGACCAGAGGCGCCCCCCGTTTTGTGTACTACCGAGCTTGAGCGGGTGCCGGCACGAGGCAGCACACGCCGCGGCGGTGCAGGAACGCTCCCCGTCGGTTGGGTCGTCCAAGGAGAATCCGTTGGGCGGATGGTGACGAATTGTTTGTGGTGGGTGGGACGTGGGAGCGCGCGCCGGCACGGGCAGGGGCGCGCCTGCTCGTGGGCGGTCAAAACCGGCGTGTGCCCAGCTCAACGAGGGTGTAACCCAAACGGATAGGATAATTTTCGCAGCATTTGTCACGACCTTAACTGGATCCGACGAGTTGGGATTACAAGAACAACAATTTGAGAAGAATTGGTATAAAAACTAGGTAATCGCAGATACAAATTGAAAGATAAATTACACTAACGGAAAAACTGGAAAATAATGAAAAGATATGTTTAGGGTTTCATTTCATGATTGATTGCAACAGGATACAAGGGGCATACATATATAGACCTAGCCAACCGCTACATGGCAGCATAGGTGAAATACCGATACTACCTTACAGCTATTAACCCACTAGTAATCTGAAAACTCATCGGTACTCTTGAGCACCAGTGGGAGTACCTCNNNNNNNNNNNNNNNNNNNNNNNNNNNNNNNNNNNNNNNNNNNNNNNNNNNNNNNNNNNNNNNNNNNNNNNNNNNNNNNNNNNNNNNNNNNNNNNNNNNNcggaaggtcaacgcgaggggccacacgaggggcccagggggcggggccgcgcggccaagggctcgggccgcgccggccaccccccggctgcctcgtggccccacttcgttaggtcttcggtcttccggaagcttcgtgcaaaaataggaccccgggcgaaagtttcgtccaattccgagaatatttctttactaggatttctgaaaccaaaaacagcagaaaacaacgaatcggctcttcggcatcttgttaataggttagttccggaaaatgcataaatatgacatataatgtgcataaaacatgtaggtatcatcaataaagtagcatggaacataagaaattatcgatacgttggagacgtatcagcatccccaagcttagttccgctcgtccggcgaggtaaaacgataacaaagataatttcgaagtgacatgccatcataatcttgatcatactatttgtaaacatatgtaatgaatgcagcgatcaaagcaaaggtaatgacatgagtaaacaactgaatcatatagcaaagacttttcatgaatagtacttcaagacaagcatcaataagtcttgcataagagttaactcgtaaagcaataaatcaaagtaaaggtgttgaagcaacacataagaagattaagtttcagcggttgctttcaacttgtaacatgtatatctcatggatattgtcaacataaagtaatataacaagtgcaatatgcaagtatgtaggaatcaatgcacagttcacacaagtgtttgcttcttaaggtggaaggagataggtaaactgactcaacaataaaagtaaaagaatggtccttcgcagaggaaagcatcgattgctgtatttgtgctagagcttttattttgaaaacatgaaacaattttgtcaacggtagtaataaagcatatgagttatgtaaattatatcttacaagttgcaagcctcacgcatagtatactaatagtgcccgcacctcgtcctacttaacttggactaccggatctttgcatgccatgtttcaaccaagtgtcacaaaggggtacctccatgccgcctcgtacaaaggtccaaggagaatgctcgcatttcggatttctcgcttttgattattctcaacttagacatccataccgggacaacatggacaacgagataatggactcctctttaatgcataagcatgtagcaaagttattattctcatatgagattgaggatatatgtccaaaactgaaacttccaccatgattcatggctttagttagcggcccaatgttcttctctaacaattttgcatgctccaaccactaaaatgatagaccttcagacaagacggacatgcatagcaactcacatgatattcaacaatagttgatggcgttccccagaaacatggttatcgcacaacaagcaacttaataaaatataaagtgcataagtacatattcaatactacgatagtttttaaggctattttgtcccatgagctatatattgcaaaggcgaatgatggaattttaaaggtagcactcaagcaatttactttggaatggcgggtaaataccatgtagtaggtaggtatggtggacacaaatggcatagtggttggctcaaggattttggatgcatgagaagtattccctctcgatacaaggtttaggctagcaaggttatttgaagcaaactcaaggatgaacaagtgcagcaagactcacataaaagacatattgtaaacattataagactctacactgtcttccttgttgttcaaaactcaatactagatattatctagaccttagagaaaccaaatatgcaaatcaaattttagcaagctctatgtatttcttcattaatgggtgcaaagcatatgatgcaagagcttaaacatgagcacaacaattgccaagtatcacattatccaagacatttttagaattactacatgtagcattttccaattccaaccatataacaaattaacgaagaagaaacttcgccttgaacattatgagtaaagcctaaggacacatgtgtccatatgcaacagcggagcgtgtctctctcccacaaagtgaatgctaggatccatcttattcaaacaaaaacaaaaacgaaaacaaaccgacgctccaagtaaagaacaccggatgtgaccgaataaaaatatagtttcgtgggaggaactcgatgatgttgtcgatgaagaaggggatgccttgggcatccccaagcttagatgcttgagtcttcttaaaatatgcagggatgaaccacgggggcatccccaagcttagagctttcactcctcttgatcttagtatatcattctcctctcttgacccttgaaaacttccttcacaccaaacttcaagcaaactcattagagggttagtgcatcattaataattcacacattcagaggtgacacaatcattcttttcacttctggacattgcataatgctactggacattaatggatcaaagaaataaatccaacatagcaaaagaggcaatgcgaaataaaaggcagaatctgtcaaaaacagaacagtccgtaaagacgaatttataaatggcaccagacttgctcaaatggaaaaactcaaaactaatgaaagttgcgtacatatctgaggatcacgctcgtaaattggcagattttttcgaattttctacagagaattatgcccagattcgtgacagacagcaatgctgtttctgcgcagcgatcccaaatataacatcaactttgacatagaaactttacttggcacaaaaacatgataaggagaggttgctacagtagtaaacaacttccaagactcaataaaacaaaaaattgctgtaggtaaaaacatgggttgtctcccataagcgcttttctttaacgcctttcagctaggcgcgaaagtgcaaatcaagtattatcgagagatggtgtgtcaaccttaccttgggcttcatCTTTACCTTTCttaatgtttttctttccttttggtttaggaaatatatgattcccccctggtatagaggtgaatttcagagtgccttctcccacatcaatgactgctcccaataatttcagcaaggatcttccgaatatgatttttcctgtttcaataataagataatcaatggatactgttcttccacgaatggttgtatgcacacctgcagctattcccttaggaattatgatagagttatcaataagagctaTTTCTTCTCCCCtttatcgactccccaaagtttcaaagatttataaatgttttcaggcataaggcaaaattcatacataatatcacaataggcatgaagagttcgatcaccgatgacAATTTTAACAGAAGGGTCCCATGATGAAGGTTTAGGATtctctaagacttgttcaagacgattacgaacacgaGTGATAAttatcatttaagcgagatgtacttatctcgagattgttcaatctattatgaatgctaataagggctgaatcaaagttattagctgaatcatgtgatgcaaccaatttctttatggcattaaaagcttgatccccattacaatgaaggaaatctcctcctactaaagtgtccaaagcatatctatagcgaaccataagaccaaaataaaaattactaaggagcaaacttagagtcatttgaggttcagttttgcgataagaagtaaaaattctagaccaagcatccttaaaactctcctcatccccttgcttgAAAGTGAAAACTAAgtcttcaggtgaagaagtaacaggttcagagctagacatggtaataaaagtaactaaaaaaatttttttgtattttaaatatagagtgcaggacaataaagc contains:
- the LOC124700407 gene encoding uncharacterized protein LOC124700407, whose protein sequence is MAPSASMLFLSYHQLHHGTAATEAEAAPREGATGAGGFRFSFRNVFSSAVLAPPRRDAAPAGAEGKQRGCHAGGDQEAQPAALGSRFEEAVELSCWSS